The Campylobacter concisus genome window below encodes:
- the napG gene encoding ferredoxin-type protein NapG gives MGFSSRREALKFGAKVALLALGGGFVWSLSAKASPLMLLRPPGAKEEKQFLQSCIRCGLCVEACPFDTLKLSSLEDGISIGTPYFEPRKIPCYMCENIPCVPACPTGALDVNLVSTKGKLDINKAKMGVAVVDMKNCVAHWGIQCDACYRACPLLDKALYLEYRRNERTQKHAFLLPVVDSDICTGCGLCERACITKKAAITVLNRDAVLGKVGDNYVKGWIKEDERRIDDADSKIKLDIKKATDYLNGGEL, from the coding sequence ATGGGATTTTCAAGTAGGCGAGAGGCTTTAAAATTTGGAGCAAAAGTAGCACTTTTGGCTCTTGGCGGAGGCTTTGTTTGGTCGCTTAGTGCCAAAGCTTCGCCACTTATGCTTCTTAGGCCTCCTGGTGCAAAAGAAGAGAAGCAATTTTTACAAAGCTGCATTAGGTGTGGGCTTTGCGTAGAAGCTTGTCCATTTGATACGCTAAAGCTCTCATCGCTAGAAGATGGCATAAGCATTGGAACGCCTTATTTTGAGCCTAGAAAAATTCCTTGCTATATGTGTGAAAATATCCCTTGTGTGCCAGCCTGTCCGACTGGAGCTTTGGACGTAAATTTAGTAAGCACAAAAGGCAAGCTTGATATAAATAAGGCCAAAATGGGCGTTGCGGTGGTTGATATGAAAAACTGCGTGGCACACTGGGGTATACAGTGCGATGCTTGTTATAGGGCTTGTCCTCTTTTAGATAAAGCCTTGTATCTTGAATACCGCCGCAACGAAAGGACGCAAAAGCATGCCTTTTTACTTCCAGTGGTCGATAGTGACATTTGCACTGGATGTGGCCTATGTGAGCGAGCCTGTATCACTAAAAAAGCAGCCATTACCGTGCTAAACCGTGACGCGGTGCTTGGCAAAGTAGGCGATAACTACGTCAAAGGCTGGATAAAAGAAGATGAAAGACGCATAGACGATGCAGACAGCAAAATAAAGCTTGACATTAAAAAAGCGACTGATTATCTAAATGGTGGTGAGCTATGA
- a CDS encoding nitrate reductase cytochrome c-type subunit — translation MKIKIMMLGGLCAAFFAACAFNNPSISDSQIGFRNIDLLDDKDVVLKDVNYTKEPAGMSKKFDRSFENAPPFIPHDTEGLVPITKDMNMCVTCHMPEFAKDSGATPIPSSHLYDIRNKKDLAGKLDDERYNCTTCHVEQQTGLTQLVGNKFKPDFRDKNGTHKSNLLDVLNDGVK, via the coding sequence ATGAAAATAAAAATAATGATGCTTGGAGGATTGTGTGCTGCGTTTTTTGCGGCATGTGCTTTTAATAATCCAAGCATTAGTGATTCGCAAATCGGCTTTAGAAATATCGATTTGCTAGACGATAAAGACGTTGTATTAAAAGATGTGAACTACACAAAAGAGCCAGCTGGTATGTCAAAGAAATTTGATAGGTCTTTTGAAAATGCACCACCATTTATCCCACACGATACTGAGGGTTTAGTGCCTATCACAAAGGATATGAATATGTGCGTAACCTGCCATATGCCTGAGTTTGCAAAAGATAGTGGAGCAACACCGATACCATCATCTCACCTTTATGACATCAGAAATAAAAAAGATCTTGCAGGCAAGCTTGATGATGAAAGATATAACTGCACAACATGCCACGTTGAGCAACAAACTGGCTTAACTCAGCTAGTTGGTAATAAATTTAAGCCTGATTTTAGAGATAAAAACGGCACTCATAAATCAAACTTGCTAGATGTTTTAAACGATGGTGTTAAATAA
- a CDS encoding SCO family protein, with translation MKKAFWGLIIILICIGVALLLIKPNKYDFKALSQNGEVSLKNYDGKYKVIYFGYLFCPDVCPTALSLIGDELNKLKRDDFELLFITLDPERDTPENLTLMAKNFYKDADGLKLNALKEVAKTYGVKFQKVCLENSAMGYSVAHSSSIYLIDKAGNFYKEISNLTNENIAENLLNLIKDRP, from the coding sequence ATGAAAAAGGCATTTTGGGGCTTAATAATAATCTTAATTTGTATAGGTGTTGCACTTTTGCTAATAAAGCCAAACAAGTATGATTTTAAGGCACTTTCACAAAATGGTGAAGTAAGTCTTAAAAATTATGACGGAAAGTACAAAGTTATATATTTTGGTTATCTTTTTTGCCCCGATGTCTGCCCTACTGCACTCTCTTTGATTGGCGATGAACTAAATAAACTAAAAAGAGATGACTTTGAGCTACTTTTTATTACGCTTGATCCTGAACGCGATACTCCTGAAAATTTAACTCTAATGGCAAAAAATTTCTACAAAGATGCTGATGGATTAAAACTAAATGCCTTAAAAGAAGTGGCAAAAACCTATGGTGTAAAATTTCAAAAAGTCTGTCTTGAAAACTCAGCCATGGGATATTCCGTAGCACATAGCTCATCGATATATCTTATTGATAAAGCTGGAAATTTCTACAAAGAAATTTCAAATCTAACAAATGAAAACATTGCAGAGAATCTTTTAAATCTAATTAAAGATAGGCCTTAA
- a CDS encoding 4Fe-4S ferredoxin translates to MQSRRELFSKILGAKPAPKFITPPFFSGEFDCDGCDASCVNACEKELLSFENERVVFKVKKLGCDFCEECANACESLGKKTLSLNSPKSINAKVSIDVSSCLAWNNTICYNCLDACKFKAVEFLGVFRPIINQNCVSCGECFDVCFKKSLQMEAL, encoded by the coding sequence ATGCAAAGCAGGCGAGAGCTTTTTAGTAAAATTTTGGGGGCAAAACCTGCTCCCAAATTTATAACTCCGCCATTTTTTAGCGGTGAGTTTGACTGCGATGGATGCGATGCTAGCTGCGTAAATGCTTGTGAAAAAGAGCTTCTTAGCTTTGAAAATGAAAGGGTAGTTTTTAAAGTTAAAAAGCTGGGCTGTGACTTTTGCGAAGAGTGCGCAAATGCTTGCGAGAGTCTTGGTAAGAAGACATTAAGCTTAAACTCACCAAAGAGTATAAATGCAAAAGTTAGCATCGATGTTTCTAGCTGTCTAGCATGGAACAATACAATCTGCTACAACTGCCTTGATGCTTGCAAATTTAAAGCAGTCGAATTTCTTGGTGTTTTTAGACCTATTATTAATCAAAACTGCGTAAGTTGCGGCGAGTGCTTTGATGTTTGCTTTAAAAAATCACTTCAAATGGAGGCCTTATGA
- a CDS encoding WD40 repeat domain-containing protein produces MRALFFIFCLLNFIFASEITTPYKQIEASANVLNTTLINGKLFIATDGGTVEIYDPKESKFEEIIKMDDIKTYVSDHERPKILNVDELNGKILILSEGDYATKVLYIRENGQMKSIKIPNQATKKALFLDDEHIALASISNEIYFLNLKSGEIYDSFKISIAMLSDMEINEDRSRLAIACESGKVYFYNIKAKKMDQILDIHTDNIYDISYKNGVMISGGTDRIVGIFSAGSLKKINTGFLVYGVGLSDDGRVAAYMSDEMSDVNLVDSKSLENIAMLKTGQSTINSIVFISDNEVVTSAYENKILFWRIK; encoded by the coding sequence ATGAGAGCTTTGTTTTTTATTTTTTGTCTATTAAATTTTATCTTTGCAAGCGAGATCACTACGCCATATAAGCAAATAGAGGCTAGTGCAAATGTGCTAAACACAACGCTAATAAATGGCAAACTCTTTATCGCGACTGATGGAGGGACGGTTGAAATTTATGATCCTAAAGAGTCTAAATTTGAAGAGATCATTAAGATGGATGATATAAAAACCTACGTTAGTGATCACGAAAGACCAAAAATTCTAAACGTTGATGAGTTAAATGGCAAGATACTCATCCTAAGTGAGGGTGACTATGCTACAAAGGTGCTTTATATAAGAGAAAATGGGCAGATGAAAAGCATAAAAATACCAAATCAAGCGACAAAAAAGGCATTATTTTTAGATGATGAGCATATTGCACTTGCTTCAATCAGCAATGAAATTTACTTTTTAAACTTAAAAAGTGGTGAAATTTATGACAGCTTTAAAATTTCAATTGCAATGCTCTCAGATATGGAGATAAATGAAGACAGAAGCAGGCTAGCTATCGCTTGCGAGAGTGGGAAGGTCTACTTTTATAATATAAAAGCTAAAAAAATGGATCAAATTTTAGACATTCATACAGACAATATCTACGACATCTCATATAAAAATGGCGTCATGATCAGCGGAGGCACCGACAGGATCGTGGGGATATTTTCAGCTGGAAGCCTAAAAAAGATAAATACCGGCTTTTTGGTCTATGGCGTCGGCCTTAGCGATGATGGTAGAGTAGCGGCCTATATGAGTGATGAGATGAGCGATGTAAATTTAGTTGATAGCAAAAGCTTAGAAAATATCGCAATGCTAAAAACTGGGCAAAGTACGATAAATAGTATAGTTTTTATAAGCGACAATGAAGTCGTAACTTCAGCTTATGAGAATAAAATTTTGTTTTGGAGAATTAAATGA
- a CDS encoding chaperone NapD, with protein MNISSLIVYTDNRNESVKNEIKKLKECEIITDADDRIVVVVSSESIEDEIRIFKMIEGISGVVSVAMVYSYQEDAEENRKKLEENGRISEILMNDNVKAEDIAYGGSVHYKVK; from the coding sequence ATGAATATTTCAAGTTTAATAGTTTATACGGACAATAGAAATGAAAGTGTAAAAAATGAGATAAAAAAGCTAAAAGAGTGTGAAATAATAACTGACGCAGACGATAGGATCGTGGTGGTCGTTAGCTCAGAGAGCATCGAAGATGAGATCAGAATTTTTAAGATGATAGAGGGCATTAGCGGCGTAGTGAGCGTTGCGATGGTTTATAGCTATCAAGAGGATGCCGAAGAAAATAGGAAAAAGCTAGAAGAAAATGGCAGGATAAGTGAAATTTTAATGAACGATAATGTAAAAGCTGAAGATATTGCATATGGTGGCAGTGTACACTATAAGGTTAAGTAA
- a CDS encoding copper chaperone PCu(A)C encodes MKKIVFGAMLAASALMAADISLENVRARDTKPGTNNSAIFMNIKNASNSDVKLIGAHSSVCKSTEIHTHKMNDGMMAMVQIEDAVIPKNSETKLAPGGLHIMLMDLNKPLKDGDKVDLELKFSNGESIKLDNIGVTKNFK; translated from the coding sequence ATGAAAAAAATCGTTTTTGGTGCGATGCTTGCAGCTTCTGCTCTTATGGCGGCTGATATCAGCCTAGAAAATGTTAGAGCTAGAGATACAAAACCTGGCACAAACAATAGTGCAATTTTTATGAATATAAAAAATGCTTCAAATTCTGATGTAAAGCTTATTGGCGCTCACTCAAGCGTTTGCAAAAGTACAGAAATTCATACACACAAAATGAATGATGGTATGATGGCTATGGTTCAAATCGAAGATGCAGTGATCCCAAAAAATAGTGAAACAAAACTAGCTCCTGGCGGTTTACACATTATGCTTATGGATCTAAATAAACCATTAAAAGATGGTGATAAAGTTGATTTAGAGCTAAAATTTAGCAATGGCGAGAGCATAAAGCTTGATAATATCGGAGTAACTAAAAACTTTAAATAA
- the napH gene encoding quinol dehydrogenase ferredoxin subunit NapH: MKFLILRRITQISILALFVLGNFYGVKILSGNLSSSLLFGKIPLSDPFALVQILLASFSVGINAIIGAGIIFAFYALVAPRAFCSWICPINLLTDIAFKLREKFGFKGEKILNVSKNLRYYLLALALILSLALSYPVFESVSYIGIIQRGVIYGSASALGIAVAIIAFDMFVLKRGICSHVCPLGAFYAIISKFALIRVKHDAQACTKCMKCKLICPEMQVLDMIGKESRSVSSSECISCGRCIDVCGDGALKFSIRNLRREK, translated from the coding sequence ATGAAATTTTTAATCTTAAGACGAATAACTCAAATTTCTATCCTAGCACTATTTGTCCTAGGAAATTTTTATGGAGTTAAGATACTTAGCGGAAATTTAAGCTCATCTTTGCTTTTTGGAAAAATTCCACTAAGTGATCCATTTGCTTTGGTTCAAATTTTACTTGCAAGCTTTAGTGTCGGCATAAATGCAATTATTGGAGCTGGCATTATCTTTGCATTTTACGCGCTAGTTGCTCCAAGAGCGTTTTGTTCGTGGATATGCCCAATAAATTTACTAACCGATATCGCTTTTAAGCTAAGAGAGAAATTTGGCTTTAAGGGCGAAAAAATCTTAAATGTGAGTAAAAATTTACGTTATTACTTGCTGGCTCTTGCTCTTATATTAAGCCTTGCTTTGTCTTATCCGGTATTTGAGAGCGTTAGCTATATTGGCATTATTCAGCGTGGCGTTATTTACGGCTCAGCTAGTGCTTTAGGCATAGCGGTTGCGATCATTGCTTTTGATATGTTTGTGTTAAAGCGTGGCATTTGCTCGCACGTTTGTCCACTTGGTGCCTTTTATGCCATCATCTCAAAATTTGCCCTAATTAGAGTAAAACATGATGCCCAGGCTTGTACAAAATGTATGAAATGTAAGCTTATTTGTCCAGAGATGCAAGTGCTTGATATGATCGGTAAAGAGAGCCGCTCGGTAAGCTCAAGCGAGTGCATAAGCTGTGGTAGGTGCATTGATGTTTGTGGAGACGGGGCTTTGAAATTTAGTATTAGAAATTTAAGGAGAGAAAAATGA